The following coding sequences lie in one Apium graveolens cultivar Ventura chromosome 1, ASM990537v1, whole genome shotgun sequence genomic window:
- the LOC141671140 gene encoding putative long-chain-alcohol O-fatty-acyltransferase 5 — protein MNKGRMEDEVRNFIVIWLSAFACLFYCNVVSVFVRKGMPRLMAMLPVILLFFIAPLHCLHTCHMGVATVFCLSWIANFKLLLLSFDTGPLSDLSLPPLHFLALACLPIIKASSAQKPPPQNPDNEKPQNGRNGQHEVVKGITRVAVKCTSNGLNSPLHFARRTLVLPLIPLIYAYKESIHPVVRVHIYSYYVYVIIEFLMVTYAMLTQWLLNLDLQQPFNDPYLSTSLREFWGRRWNLVSTNILRLTIFNPMFHYLSKTLGQTWALSLSILGTFLVSALMHELLYFQIFRVLPTWSFINFFVVQGLCLVIEGRLQTKFATVRRGFPPPFVFFFVISSFAGLVMVDLVNHNVDTIFLNQYAALLRVYQSWFRMIISLAC, from the coding sequence ATGAACAAAGGAAGAATGGAAGATGAAGTTCGTAATTTCATCGTGATCTGGCTTTCTGCCTTTGCATGTCTATTTTATTGCAATGTTGTATCAGTTTTTGTCCGAAAAGGTATGCCAAGGCTCATGGCAATGCTCCCTGTGATACTTCTGTTTTTCATAGCTCCTCTTCATTGCCTTCACACATGCCATATGGGGGTTGCAACTGTTTTTTGCCTGTCTTGGATTGCCAATTTCAAGCTTCTCCTCCTTTCATTTGACACTGGCCCACTTTCCGACTTATCACTCCCTCCGCTCCATTTTCTTGCACTTGCTTGTCTGCCCATTATCAAGGCCTCCTCAGCACAAAAGCCTCCTCCCCAAAATCCAGACAACGAGAAGCCTCAAAATGGCAGGAATGGGCAACATGAAGTAGTTAAAGGAATAACCAGAGTAGCTGTGAAATGCACGAGTAATGGCCTAAATTCCCCTTTACATTTTGCCAGAAGGACATTGGTTTTGCCCTTGATACCTTTAATTTATGCTTACAAGGAGTCGATTCATCCAGTGGTGCGCGTACATATCTATTCTTACTATGTGTACGTTATCATAGAATTCCTGATGGTGACTTATGCAATGCTTACACAATGGTTGCTCAACTTGGATCTTCAACAACCATTCAACGATCCATACCTCTCAACCTCACTTCGTGAATTTTGGGGTCGAAGATGGAACCTAGTGTCAACAAACATACTGCGTTTAACTATATTCAATCCGATGTTTCACTATTTATCAAAAACATTAGGACAAACATGGGCATTAAGTCTTTCCATATTGGGCACATTTCTTGTGTCCGCTCTAATGCATGAGCTCCTCTACTTTCAAATTTTCCGTGTTCTTCCTACTTGGagtttcataaatttctttgTCGTCCAGGGGTTGTGCTTGGTCATTGAGGGTCGTCTGCAGACCAAATTTGCCACCGTGCGACGGGGCTTTCCACCTCCATTTGTATTTTTCTTTGTGATAAGTTCTTTTGCGGGGCTAGTGATGGTCGACTTGGTAAATCATAATGTTGACACTATATTCCTGAATCAGTATGCTGCTCTCCTGAGAGTATATCAAAGTTGGTTTAGAATGATAATCTCTTTAGCTTGTTAG
- the LOC141671150 gene encoding rho GDP-dissociation inhibitor 1-like: MSLAVEVGTSSTSKNMGFDDENNEGLKDIEYGSSGPGKEKMSIKINENHVYATDQDEDDAEEILQLGPQQTLKEQYEKDKDDESLRRWKEQLLGSLDINSVAEILDPEVKILSLAIKSPSRSDILLSIPESGSPKGLWFTLKEGSRYSLKFTFQVGNNIVSGLKYRNTVWKTGLKVDNTKEMIGTFSPQQEPYTHEMPEETTPSGMFARGSYSARTKFLDDDNKCYLVINYTFDIRKDWQST; encoded by the exons ATGTCTTTGGCTGTTGAAGTTGGTACAAGTTCTACTTCCAAGAACATGGGCTTTGATGATGAAAACAATGAGGGGCTTAAAGATATTGAGTATGGTAGTTCAGGCCCTGGAAAGGAGAAGATGAGTATAAAGATCAATGAGAATCATGTTTATGCTACTGATCAGGATGAAGATGATGCAGAAGAAATATTACAGTTGGGTCCTCAACAAACTCTcaaagaacagtatgagaaggATAAG GATGATGAGAGCTTGAGGAGATGGAAAGAACAACTTCTTGGAAGTTTAGATATAAATTCTGTTGCAG AAATTCTGGACCCGGAAGTTAAAATTTTAAGCCTTGCCATCAAATCCCCTAGCAGATCTGATATCTTGCTTTCAATTCCCGAGTCTGGAAGTCCTAAGGGTTTGTGGTTTACTTTAAAAGAAGGGAGCCGCTACAGCCTGAAGTTCACTTTTCAAGTTGGAAATAACATTGTATCAGGACTCAAATACCGCAACACAGTTTGGAAAACCGGTTTAAAGG TGGACAACACGAAAGAAATGATTGGAACATTCAGTCCTCAACAGGAACCTTATACACACGAAATGCCTGAAGAAACAACCCCTTCAGGCATGTTTGCCAGAGGTTCATATTCAGCTAGAACAAAG TTTCTTGATGACGACAACAAATGTTACTTGGTAATCAACTACACATTTGATATTCGGAAGGACTGGCAATCAACTTAA